One genomic segment of Leptospirales bacterium includes these proteins:
- a CDS encoding branched-chain amino acid transaminase — MAIQLDSIAYFRGEFRRLSECNINVATHALQYGTMVFGGIRGYYNGRQQQLYLFRLSDHYRRLTRSARIMQMRPPLDQQQMVDATLELSRQNNFRSNTYFRPFLYKNALQLSPRLHDVSDEFCIYTIPLDDYLDTTGGLRAAVSSWRRIDDNIIPTRSKSGGGYINSALAKSEAIQNGFDEAIFLDSRGFVSEGSAENIFVVRDNVLITPPLSAAILEGITRRSILEMASDLGIATMERDIARSELYIADEAFFCGTGAQVAWISEIDRRPIGDGAIGPISRQIRDLFQAAVLGEEERYSRWLTPVY, encoded by the coding sequence ATGGCCATACAGCTTGATAGCATCGCCTACTTCCGCGGCGAGTTTCGCCGGCTGTCGGAGTGCAATATCAATGTGGCAACCCATGCGCTTCAATATGGCACGATGGTTTTCGGCGGTATTCGCGGATATTACAACGGACGACAACAGCAACTCTATCTGTTTCGACTTTCCGATCACTACCGTCGCTTGACTCGCAGTGCGCGCATTATGCAAATGCGCCCTCCGCTTGACCAACAACAAATGGTTGACGCCACCCTGGAACTCAGCAGACAGAATAACTTCCGTTCCAACACCTACTTTCGACCCTTTCTCTATAAGAATGCGCTGCAGCTCTCGCCTCGTCTGCACGATGTCAGCGACGAATTTTGCATCTACACCATCCCGCTGGATGACTATCTCGACACGACGGGCGGCCTGCGCGCCGCAGTTTCCAGCTGGCGTCGGATCGACGACAATATCATTCCGACTCGCTCCAAGTCCGGCGGCGGCTATATCAACTCTGCGCTGGCAAAATCGGAAGCAATCCAGAATGGCTTTGATGAGGCGATATTTCTTGATTCGCGCGGCTTTGTCAGCGAGGGCAGCGCCGAAAACATTTTTGTTGTCCGCGACAACGTCTTGATTACGCCTCCGCTCAGTGCAGCGATTCTCGAGGGTATCACCCGGCGCAGCATTCTGGAAATGGCCAGCGATCTGGGCATCGCAACCATGGAGCGCGACATCGCTCGCTCCGAGTTGTACATTGCAGATGAGGCCTTCTTCTGTGGCACCGGCGCACAGGTCGCCTGGATCAGCGAAATCGACCGTCGCCCGATTGGCGATGGCGCGATCGGGCCGATCTCCCGGCAAATCCGCGACCTTTTTCAGGCCGCTGTGCTCGGCGAAGAAGAACGATATAGCCGCTGGCTGACGCCAGTGTATTGA